The Candidatus Zixiibacteriota bacterium genome segment AGTCCGCCGTGGAACTGGTGGCGGATCAACGGGGGCGTTCCACAATGGGATCACTATACCGTGGCGGCCGAAGACATGGGGTACAATCCATCGATGGACGCATGGAGCAATCCCGAAGGGCATGTCACCGACAGCGCTCAGTGGTGGTATCCATACGAGACGCGGCGTGCAGCTACTATGAACCCTGATGTTGCCGGTCAGGAGGAGTTCGGTCCAATGACATACCCGTCAAGCGACAGCTATTCGGGGCCGACCGGAATCGTCATCAGAGTCGATTCGATAGTTGGCGAGAAGCTGTATGCATATATATACAACCCCAATCAATTCGATCAGGACGCCGATGGTATCGAGGATATGATCGACAATTGCGCGGCGTCATATAACCCCGATCAGGAGGATTCCGACGGTGATATGGCCGGCGATTCCTGCGACAATTGCATGTACGTATACAACGAAGATCAATTGGATCTGGATGATGATTCAGTGGGCGACATATGCGACAACTGCCCGACGGATGCAAACACAGATCAATTGAACAGCGACGAAGATGCATACGGTGATGCCTGCGACAACTGTCCCGACGATGACAACCAGGGACAGGAGGACGCAGATGGCGACAATGTCGGCGATCTCTGTGATAACTGCATGAGCACACCGAACTCGTTGCAGGAAGATAACGACGGTGATGGACTTGGAAATGTATGCGACAATTGTCCGTACCATTACAATCCAGGTCAGGAAGATTCGAATGGTAACGACATCGGTGATGCGTGCGACTTCCTCTGCGGGGATACCGACGGCAGCGGTGCGGTTGATATTGACGATGTCGTGTATCTGATACAGTACATCTTTGCCGGCGGCCCAGCTCCCGACCCGGTCGCGAAGGGTGACGTAGATTGTTCAGGCGGAGTCGACATTGATGATGTTGTTTATCTGATTGGCTATATTTTCGCAGGTGGTCCAGCACCCTGTGCCAATTGCTCGTAATGGGGCACAGGTAACCAAACGCGCTTTCGAAGCCCGCCTCGATGGAGGCGGGCTTTCTGATGCGGTTCGTTTGAGAGCATGGGCGAAGCTGAGATAAACCGTTCATGAGCTTCCAGAATGTCACTCTTTTCAGTCCCTCTTTGACGCCAATTGCCTTGCTAATATGATTCTGTTATATATATTGGGGCGGGAGGTAGGTCTTATGATTATCACAGTTGACGATCTTCACGAAACAGTCATAAAAGAATGGCCGTTTTCGGTCAAAGCTGTTGGCCTTGAAGCGAACATAATCAGAGAAATCCTCAAGGTCTCGTCCAAACCGGGATTGATCAACTTCGCGGGAGGCCTTCCTGCCCCCGAGTTGTTTCCTCAGGCTGATCTGAAATCCGCTGCTGTTCGCGGATTGGAGAAATATGGTCCCGCAATGCTGCAGTACAGTCTCAGTCAGGGTGTGACCGAGCTTCGGGAGCAGATTGCCGCACGACTATCTGAGCAGATCGGTATGGAGTTCACATCCAACATAATCCAGATAACATCTGGCTCTCAGCAGGGTCTCGATCTCGTTGGTAGAGCTTTTTTGAATCCGGGAGACTATGTTCTAACAGAACGTCCGACTTATCTTGGAGCGCTTCAGGCTTTCAATCTGAGTCAGGCGAAATATTGCACTGCTCGGCTTGAAGAAGATGGGATGAATATTCAGGAGGCCGAGGAGCAGATCAAGAAGTACAATCCGAAATTGATTTATGTCGTTCCAAATTTCCAGAATCCAGCCGGATTGACTACATCCACGGAGAAGCGCCAGGCGATTGTCGATCTGTCGAAGAAATATCAGGTTCCGATCATTGATGACAATCCATATGGAGAGCTCCGGTACAGGGGTGAGCGTCAGAAGTCATTCAAAGAACTCGGAGGTAACGCCGTCATCCAGCTTGGCACATTCTCCAAAATAGTCGCGCCAGGTCTCCGTATTGGATTTCTCGCGGCATGTCCCGAGGTTATGCAGACTATTGAAAGGATCAAGCAGTCATCAGATTTGCACGCGAATACATTCGCACAGTATATGATTGTCGAGTATATCCAGTCCGGAAGGCTAGATGGGTATCATATTCCTCTTCTAATAGAAGAGTACGGTAAGCGCAGAGACACTATGATCAAAGCGATGGAGCGCGAGTTCCCGTCGAGCGTGACATTTACGCAGCCCGATGGCGGCCTGTTTTTATGGGTGACTCTGCCTGAGCATGTCTCTGTTTCCAGCATGCTTAATAAGGCAGTTGAGGCAGGCGTCGCGTTTGTGCCGGGCAAGCCGTTCTATCCGCACGGTGATACCGACCATCATCTCAGACTGAATTTCTGCAATGCGACCCAGGATCGGATCAAAGAAGGAATTAAACGCCTCGCGGTAGTGTTTCACGATACACTCTGAGTTCACGGGGCGAACGGAAAGAGAGCGAGATGGCATCGGCTGTCTCGCTTTTTTATTGTATTCGGGGGATTGGATGCTTAATATCCAGTTCGAGGATATTTTATGGCAAGTCTTGACTTCACGAAGATGCACGGTCTCGGAAACGACTTTATAATAATCGACGGAATAGGCAAAAAGATATCATCGCGACCGTGGAGCAAACTGACCGTCCAGCTGTGCGACAGATTTACCGGTGTCGGTGGCGACGGCGTCATACTCGCTCTACCGTCGCGACGGGCCGACGCCAGGATGCGGATTTTCAACTCCGATGGTTCAGAGTCCGAAATGTGTGGCAATGGCCTGCGCTGCATGATTCGATTGATATATGATCGAGGCTATCTGAAGACGAGGCAGTGCAGCATTGAGACGATGAAGCGGAACATAGCTGCCCAAATAGTATTTGCAAGCAAGAAGAACTTTCTGGTGAGATATTGCGTTGGGGAGCCTGAATTCGTTGCTGACAGGATTCCAATGAATGTCAATCAGGAATACTTCATCAATGGAAAGATCAAGATAAACCGCAAGAACTATGTGGTTACATCACTTTCTGTGGGGAATCCGCATACGGTTGTATTCGTGGACGATCTATCATTTGACTGGAGGACAATCGGGGCTGAGATAGAGGTGCATCCGATGTTCCCGAATCGAACTAATGTCGAGTTCGCGATGCCCGCCACTAAGAGCAGAATCCTGCTCAAGAGCTGGGAGCGCGGTGCCGGACCAACTCACGCATCCGGAACCGGTGCCTGCGCTGCTGTCGCCGCCGGCGTTCTGGTGGGGCTACTTAAACGCGAAGTTGAGGTCGTCTGTGATTTGGGAAGCTTAATCGTGGAATGGCCGCAGAGCGACGGCAGCATATATCAGACTGGTTCCGCGGATTACAGTTTCACTGGAATAGCATAGGATCCTGTCCAACCTACCATGCCCAGGAGCATCATCGATTTTGTAGTTGATTACTACCGGCATTTACGAATTATCTCCCGCAATGCTGCACTATTCCTTCTCGGATCATTCTTCATCAACATGCTGTTCTCGGTTTTCTATCTGATATTTAATCTCTACCTGCGCGAGCTGGGATTTTCGGAGAGTGTGATCGGCCGGATTCTCTCAGCGACTGCCATCGGCTCTATGGTGGCGGCGATTCCGGCGGCGATACTGATATCGAAATATACAATCAAGCGCATGCTGTTGGCTTCGACAGTTGTTCTCGCCGCATCGTTCTATCTGATGGTAACATTAACTTCGACGGTTTCGATAATGGCCGCAGCCTTTCTTATGGGTGCGTTTATGTCATTCTCGCGGGTGGCGTCGGCGCCATTAATAATGAGAAACAGCACGCAGAAAGAGCGGACGTATGTCTTCAGTCTCAATTTCGCTAATTGGATGTTTGCCGGCATAATCGGGAGTTTCGCGGGCGGATATGCTCAAAAATGGTATTCGGTCACGTACGGCGCCGGACCCGGATCGTATAGATTCGTTCTCTATTGCGGCATCGCGATTTGCCTTCTGGCGCTGATACCTTATGCGATGATGAAGGCGAGACCTCCGGCCAAGGAAGAGCGTAAGTTTGTCCTGGATCGTCGGCTCCTCAAAGAGAAAGGCGGTCTGCTATTCAAGTTGTCATTCCCGTTTTTCCTTGTCGGAGCTGGTGCGGGGCTGATTATACCGTTTCTGAATCTATATTTCAGGGACGTCTTCGATATGTCGACCGAGACGATCGGGACTTACTACGCAATCGTGCAAGCGACCATGATTATCGGTGTGATGGCAGGCCCGGTGCTGTCGAAGCGTTTTGGCATGGTGCGGACGCTGGTTGTATCTGAACTGGCTTCAATTCCTTTCATGCTGATAATGGCATTCTCCGGAAATACGCAGCTCGTGGTCATCTCATTCTTGTGCAGGGGCGCTCTGATGAACATGGGGCAGCCAATCGGCACCAATTTCACTATGGAGATGGTCTCGGAGGATGTACATGCGCTTGCCAACAGCTTCGGCATGCTGGCATGGACATCGTCGTGGGCAGTCTCGACTCAGCTCGGCGGCTGGGTGATAGAAGGTTATGGGTATACTCCGTCATTCATCATCACAATCTGTTTCTATCTCGCGTCGGCAGCTCTCTACTATCACTATTTCGCGAATTCGGAGTTGAAAGAGGGGCATTCCTACCGCATAATTACACCCAGTGGGGATGGATTTTAGTTGATTAATGGCACTGTCAGGCTATATTTGACGGCTGCAGTGCGTTTTCAAGGACCGTGCGATCGGACGGCCTCCGGCAATGCAAGCTTGATTTGACAATTGATCTAATCGGTGTTTTGTTAATGAGTGAAGACATATTCAAAGAAGAGATCAGCAAGCATATCGCCGATGCTCTCGGTGTCGCGGTGGCCGATATCTACGATCTGCTTGAACTGCCGCGCGACAGGAAGATGGGAGATCTCGCACTGCCCTGCTTCACGCTCGCGAAGCAGATGAAGCAATCTCCGCAGCAGATCGCGGCCCTTATTTCCGAGAAGCTCAGCAAGGTAGCCTGGCAGAAGATGTCGCATGCGTCAGCGATTGGCCCATTTGTAAATTTCTTCTACAAGACACCAGAGCTTGCAGCGCATATCGTAAAGAACATACGGGCCGTGGGTGCGGGTTTTGGCTTGGCTGATGAGGGACAACGGCAGAAGATATTAATCGATTTCTCATCTCCAAATATCGCAAAGCCGTTCGGAATTGGCCATCTGAGGTCGACTGTGATCGGCAACGCGCTGTATCATATCTTCGAGAAGCTCGGCTATGAATGCATCGGCATCAACCATCTGGGAGACTGGGGGACACAGTTCGGCAAGATGATCGTCGCATATCGTGAGTGGGGATCAGAGGAAATGCTCGAAGAAGATCCCGTTCATGCACTCTTCGATCTCTATACGAAATTCCATCGCGAAGCCAAATCGAGACCGGACCTCGACGAAGAAGCAAGGCGACAGTTCAGGCTGCTCGAGCATGGAGATGCTGAAGCGATCGAGCTGTGGGGACGTTTCAAGCGTTACTCGCTTGCCGAATTCAATCGCATCTACGATATGCTCGGAATCAAATTTGACTACTTCACCGGTGAAAGCTTCTACAATGACAAGATGGATGCTGTCCTTCGGATTCTTGATGACAAGCATCTTACGAAAATCTCTCAGGAGGCGTTGATCGTTGATCTCGAGGAGTACGACCTCGGCGCGTGCCTGCTCAAGAAAGGCGACGATGCTACTCTGTACGCGACTCGTGATCTCGCGGGGATATTGTTTCGCCATCAGGAGTTTGACTTCGTGCGCTGCCTGTACGTGGTCGGAGCGGCTCAATCGCTGCATTTCAAGCAGGTCTTCAAAGTGATAGAACTAATCGGCTATGACTATGCTGACAGGCTTGTCCATGTGCCGTTCGGGTGGGTGAGGTTTGAGGACAAGGCAATGTCCACCCGCGAAGGAAACATTATATTTCTCGAAGAAGTGATTGCACAATCGAGAGATCTTGCCAGAAATATCATATTGGAAAAGAATCCGGAGATCGAGGACATCGATGGGACCGCCGAGGCGATAGGTGTCGGTGCAGTCATTTTCGCGCAAACCTCTGTCCGCAGAATGAAAGATATTGACTTCAAATGGGAAACAGCACTCTCATTTGAGGGCGAAACCGGACCGTATCTTCAGTACACTCATGCGCGACTCTGTAGTCTGGGTAGGAAGTTCGGGAAGGACATTCCAGACTCCATCGACTTTGGATTGTTGAAAGAAGAGGAAGAGAAGCACGTATTGAGTTCACTTATGCAATATCCGGAAAGGATCAGACAGGCTGCGAGGGAGTACGAGCCGTTTGTGATTTCTTCATACCTGATCAGTCTTGCCCAGGAGTTCAACACGTACTATCAAAAGCATCGTGTCATTACCGACAATACTTCGCTTAGCGAAGCACGGATGACCCTGTGTGATTGTGTCAGAATCATTCTGGCCGATGGCCTACGAATTCTTGGGATAGTCCCATTGGAGAGAATGTAATCATGAGCAAGCATACAGATGAGATAACGCTGCCGGCATCCTCCGAACTCGCAGAAGAACTGATCTTCCTCGGATTGATGCAGGGCCGCGAGGTGATGTTGTCTGGTGCAGGGGACCTGCAGATTTCAGAAGACCTGATGAACTTCGCTGGCAGAATGGGATACTGCATAACATATTCAGACTGCAACATAGAGATGATATCCGCAGGTGAACGAAGAACTGACACCGAGACCTTACAGGTCGCCGACAAACGGGATTTTTTCAGGAAGATGCTCGTGCTTGCACGAAGCCAGAGCGACGCTCATCTCGCCGTGCCGAAAGATATCGATAGTGATTTTGAATCAGAACTCATTCTCTACAAGAGAATGGGTTTCGACTATGATCTCATCGAGCGCAATGGCAGCAGGCTCTGTGTGCCGACACGAACGGAGACTCCGAACATCAAGTATCGACTTCCTGCCAAGAGTTACCATCTTCTGGACTCGATAATCTGCGGAACGATCGCTTCCGGGTGCTCGGTAGAGCTGACCTCACCGGTCGAAGTCCATCCGACGCCAATCATGACTTTGCCGGATATCGGCATTGAACTACTGTTGCAGAAAGATGAGCAGGTAGAGGACGAACTGGCTCGTCGCCTGAAACGCCTGAGACCATCCGGCAAGAAGAAATTCAGATACACAGTGCAGAGACATGACATTACTGAGCCGTTGCGAGCGATTCTGCCGGGAGATCACCTTCCCGGGCTATTCGTTGTCGGAGTGGGATGCATCAGATCGGCTTCCGGCTTAATCGTCCGCGGATTTGCCAAATCTGAAACGATTAGTGCATTCTGCCGGATGTTAGGCAAGATGGGAGCCGGAATCACGCTAAGAGATAGTTCGGCCGAGGCATCCGGTGGCATGTGTGAAATTGCGCTTTCCACTTTAGATCTGACAGGGAAGCGATTCGGCGGAAGTGACATCAGATCGTGCCCGGAGTCATTCGCAGTTTTGGCGACCCTCGGCATGCTCGCTGCAGGCAAGACTGTCATCCGCGATCTCCCCTTCGGATCGAATCTGTGGCGGAGACGTGTTGGGTTCGTCAGGGATGTGCTGGAACAATGCGGAGCTCGAATCGGAGAAGTCGAAGATGGCCTGGTTGTGGAGAAGGGGGTCGATTCGATGATGATGTCCTGGGTCGAAACGGTTGACCCGTATTGCGATCTATTTCAGCAGATGCTTTCAATAGCTCTCCCGCATCACTCCTCATATTGTGAACCATCGCATTTCAAGAACTCACAGCTCTTCCATCTGTACAACGTTCAGCCGGCTGAAACTGTACGCTGACACCTTGAAATCGGTACTTTAATCATGCCCGAGACTCCCGAAGAAATTCTAATCAAGGGAAGTGTCGAGAGAATCGATCTAACCTCCGGTGGTATCCTCGGAACTTTGATCAAACTGGCGTGGCCGGTTGTTGCTGCGATGTTTGTCCACACAGCCTTTCTGATCACAGACATGATCTGGCTTGGCAGGCTAGGCGCCTCAGAGATGGCGAGCGTCATCTCCAGCATGTTCTTCATCTGGATACTCTTCTCGATTGCAGAGATTGTGACAGCCGGTCTGGTTGCGATTGTCTCGAGGCATTACGGAGCGAAGGAATACGGGAAAGCATCATACGCTGCATCGCAAGCAATCGGCTATTCGGTAATGCTATCGATCATAATTACCGTGATTGGATACACCTTCGCACCGGAATTCCTGAGGTTTATGGGCACCGATGCGGATGTTACGGCCTTCGGAATCGACTACCTCCGGGTACGCTATCTGGGGACGATCTTTCTCTTTTGGTATGAAGCCGGTGCCTCCATATTCCGTGCGACTGGAGATACAAGACGACCGATGATCATATCTCTGGCTGCAGTAGTGGGAAATATCATACTCGATCCATGCTTCATCTTCGGGGTCGGCCCTATCCCCGCAATGGGGGTAAAGGGTGCCGCTATCGCGACAGTAGTATCGACGCTGCTTGCCGTAGTCGGTCTGCTGACATACATCCTGAACGGGAAGCTCACTATCGACTTGAGAATCAAAGATATTGTCAAGACAAACTCAAAATTGCTTTGGCAGATGGTCAGAATCGGCTTGCCACTGTCAGTGAACGGCGTTCTCTTCTCCGTGGTGTATGTCTTCATCACGAAGATCACAGCGTCATTCGGAACCGAAGCGATAGCTGCTCTCGGTGTCGGAAACAGATGCGAAGCATTGTCGTACATGATCTGTTTCGGTTTTTCCGTTGCTGTGTCGACCATGGTGGGGCAGAACCTCGGGGCGAAGAAGCCGGATCGCGCCGAACAGGCGGCGTGGATCGCTCTTGGGATCACCGGTGCAATCACAGCCGCTGTCTCGGCTCTGTTTCTGCTGATTCCGGGGCTTATTACAAAGGCATTCATAACGGATGCGAAAGTGATTGAAATATCGAAAGACTACCTCATGATACTCGCAATCTCGCAGGTCTTCATGGCTGCGGAGATTGTTCTGGAAGGCGCATTCTCAGGTTCAGGGAATACACTGCCGCCGATGATTGTCGGCATCCCCGGCTCGCTCATCCGCCTCCCGATTGCATATCTGCTCTGTTTCACGCTTGAGCTGGGGGTGAATGGTGTTTGGTGGGCGATTACTCTGACCACGGTTGTGAAGGGTATAATTCTTGTGATCTGGTTCAAGAGGGGTCATTGGAGATTGCAGGAAATAGAGTAACGCGTAGAGCCGAAATGAGTCTGCAAAAATATCTGGACAAAGATTCGAGTGTGGATATATTGATAGATTCGCTTCGAGTCGAAGGAACTGCCGCCTGTTTCGGCGTCGTGTTCGGGAGCGGCTGATAGATTTGATTTGAATCGACGATTTTCAAGGAGTGACAATTCAGTCAGCTAATGGAAGACCTCAAGAAATCATTCACTGACGGACGCCGTGATCCCTGGAATCTGATTTTCGGGATATTCGTGCTTTTAGTCTCGCTCATCGTTTATTTGATGACGGTGCAGCGCACGCTTTCATTCTGGGATTGCGGAGAATTCATTACATGTGCTCACATTCTGGGGATACCGCATCCTCCGGGAACTCCGCTATTTGTGCTGATCGGGCGCGTATTTGCACTTTTTCCGATCGGTGATGATCCCTCTTTCCGCATTAATATCATATCCTGCATCAACTCGGCGTTTGCTGCTATGTATGGGTACTTCGTGGCTGCCTGGCTCATCAAGAAATGGTTCGCATCGCCGAATCTCTCCGGATGGAGTCGTGTGACAGTTTACCTCGGTGGTGTCATTGGAGGACTACTGTTTGCATTTGGCCGCACAAATTGGGGCAATTCCGTCGAAGCGGAAGTCTACGGTACCTCGATGCTTTTCATGATGCTGACTATTTACCTGTTGCTGCTCTGGGTCGATCACCGCGAGGAGACGCATGGGGAGACTTATCTAGTCTTGATGGCCTATCTTTCTACGCTGGCGCTCGGTGTGCATATGACGTCCTATATCGTTGTTCCATTCGCATTCCTGCTGGTGATCGCTGTTGACGGTAAGTATCGTCGAAGCTGGCAGATCTGGGTGACATTCTTAATTCTGCTGCTCGTTATTCATCAGGTGCAGCCATTCATAGTAGCTTCTGCTGCATGGGCTGCGATTGCGTGTGCGGCTCACTGTTGGAAGCGAATATCTCAAGGCTGGATTTTCAGCCTGGCTCTTCCTGTTCTTGCTCTGGTGCTGTTCGTTTCTCAGGGAGCTCCGTTTGTTCCGGTATTCGTTCTGTCGTTTTGGGGATGGTCGCTTCTGACGTTGCTCTTCTTCCGCATCGATGCATCGAAACAATTCTGGAGAATCAGCTTCCTTGTGATAACGGCGGCGTTGTTGGGATACTCGGTTCAGATTTTCATACCGATCCGCGCGGCCCAGAAACCGATCATGAATATGAATAATCCCGATAA includes the following:
- the dapF gene encoding diaminopimelate epimerase; this encodes MASLDFTKMHGLGNDFIIIDGIGKKISSRPWSKLTVQLCDRFTGVGGDGVILALPSRRADARMRIFNSDGSESEMCGNGLRCMIRLIYDRGYLKTRQCSIETMKRNIAAQIVFASKKNFLVRYCVGEPEFVADRIPMNVNQEYFINGKIKINRKNYVVTSLSVGNPHTVVFVDDLSFDWRTIGAEIEVHPMFPNRTNVEFAMPATKSRILLKSWERGAGPTHASGTGACAAVAAGVLVGLLKREVEVVCDLGSLIVEWPQSDGSIYQTGSADYSFTGIA
- the argS gene encoding arginine--tRNA ligase, encoding MSEDIFKEEISKHIADALGVAVADIYDLLELPRDRKMGDLALPCFTLAKQMKQSPQQIAALISEKLSKVAWQKMSHASAIGPFVNFFYKTPELAAHIVKNIRAVGAGFGLADEGQRQKILIDFSSPNIAKPFGIGHLRSTVIGNALYHIFEKLGYECIGINHLGDWGTQFGKMIVAYREWGSEEMLEEDPVHALFDLYTKFHREAKSRPDLDEEARRQFRLLEHGDAEAIELWGRFKRYSLAEFNRIYDMLGIKFDYFTGESFYNDKMDAVLRILDDKHLTKISQEALIVDLEEYDLGACLLKKGDDATLYATRDLAGILFRHQEFDFVRCLYVVGAAQSLHFKQVFKVIELIGYDYADRLVHVPFGWVRFEDKAMSTREGNIIFLEEVIAQSRDLARNIILEKNPEIEDIDGTAEAIGVGAVIFAQTSVRRMKDIDFKWETALSFEGETGPYLQYTHARLCSLGRKFGKDIPDSIDFGLLKEEEEKHVLSSLMQYPERIRQAAREYEPFVISSYLISLAQEFNTYYQKHRVITDNTSLSEARMTLCDCVRIILADGLRILGIVPLERM
- a CDS encoding PLP-dependent aminotransferase family protein; the protein is MIITVDDLHETVIKEWPFSVKAVGLEANIIREILKVSSKPGLINFAGGLPAPELFPQADLKSAAVRGLEKYGPAMLQYSLSQGVTELREQIAARLSEQIGMEFTSNIIQITSGSQQGLDLVGRAFLNPGDYVLTERPTYLGALQAFNLSQAKYCTARLEEDGMNIQEAEEQIKKYNPKLIYVVPNFQNPAGLTTSTEKRQAIVDLSKKYQVPIIDDNPYGELRYRGERQKSFKELGGNAVIQLGTFSKIVAPGLRIGFLAACPEVMQTIERIKQSSDLHANTFAQYMIVEYIQSGRLDGYHIPLLIEEYGKRRDTMIKAMEREFPSSVTFTQPDGGLFLWVTLPEHVSVSSMLNKAVEAGVAFVPGKPFYPHGDTDHHLRLNFCNATQDRIKEGIKRLAVVFHDTL
- a CDS encoding MATE family efflux transporter, whose protein sequence is MPETPEEILIKGSVERIDLTSGGILGTLIKLAWPVVAAMFVHTAFLITDMIWLGRLGASEMASVISSMFFIWILFSIAEIVTAGLVAIVSRHYGAKEYGKASYAASQAIGYSVMLSIIITVIGYTFAPEFLRFMGTDADVTAFGIDYLRVRYLGTIFLFWYEAGASIFRATGDTRRPMIISLAAVVGNIILDPCFIFGVGPIPAMGVKGAAIATVVSTLLAVVGLLTYILNGKLTIDLRIKDIVKTNSKLLWQMVRIGLPLSVNGVLFSVVYVFITKITASFGTEAIAALGVGNRCEALSYMICFGFSVAVSTMVGQNLGAKKPDRAEQAAWIALGITGAITAAVSALFLLIPGLITKAFITDAKVIEISKDYLMILAISQVFMAAEIVLEGAFSGSGNTLPPMIVGIPGSLIRLPIAYLLCFTLELGVNGVWWAITLTTVVKGIILVIWFKRGHWRLQEIE
- a CDS encoding MFS transporter, with product MPRSIIDFVVDYYRHLRIISRNAALFLLGSFFINMLFSVFYLIFNLYLRELGFSESVIGRILSATAIGSMVAAIPAAILISKYTIKRMLLASTVVLAASFYLMVTLTSTVSIMAAAFLMGAFMSFSRVASAPLIMRNSTQKERTYVFSLNFANWMFAGIIGSFAGGYAQKWYSVTYGAGPGSYRFVLYCGIAICLLALIPYAMMKARPPAKEERKFVLDRRLLKEKGGLLFKLSFPFFLVGAGAGLIIPFLNLYFRDVFDMSTETIGTYYAIVQATMIIGVMAGPVLSKRFGMVRTLVVSELASIPFMLIMAFSGNTQLVVISFLCRGALMNMGQPIGTNFTMEMVSEDVHALANSFGMLAWTSSWAVSTQLGGWVIEGYGYTPSFIITICFYLASAALYYHYFANSELKEGHSYRIITPSGDGF